From the Streptomyces syringium genome, one window contains:
- a CDS encoding TIGR03085 family metal-binding protein codes for MSTHAQRERLLLADLLETAGPNAPTLCDGWRTRDLAAHVVVRERRSDAAAGLVFKPLAARLERVQAEFAAKPYEELLQLIRTGPPRLSPYALKQVDEAANTVEFYIHTEDVRRAQPEWTPRVLDPVFSDALWSRVERMARMLGRRSPVGLVLRRPDGRTAVAHRGTPVVTATGEPGELTLFVFGRQDAARVELEGDKDAQAKLLEAKLGI; via the coding sequence ATGTCAACCCACGCCCAGCGCGAACGCCTCCTCCTCGCCGACCTGTTGGAGACGGCGGGTCCGAACGCTCCGACGCTCTGCGACGGCTGGCGGACCCGTGATCTCGCGGCGCACGTCGTGGTCCGCGAGCGCCGCTCCGACGCGGCGGCGGGCCTGGTGTTCAAGCCACTGGCCGCCCGTCTGGAGCGGGTGCAGGCCGAGTTCGCCGCGAAGCCGTACGAGGAGTTGCTCCAGCTGATCCGTACGGGCCCGCCGCGCCTGTCGCCGTACGCCCTCAAGCAGGTCGACGAGGCCGCCAACACCGTCGAGTTCTACATCCACACCGAGGACGTCCGCCGCGCGCAGCCGGAGTGGACACCGCGGGTGCTCGACCCGGTCTTCTCGGACGCGCTGTGGAGCCGGGTCGAGCGGATGGCGCGGATGCTGGGCCGCCGGTCGCCGGTGGGTCTGGTGCTGCGGCGGCCCGACGGCCGTACGGCGGTGGCCCATCGCGGCACGCCGGTGGTCACGGCCACCGGGGAGCCCGGCGAACTGACCCTCTTCGTCTTCGGCCGCCAGGACGCCGCCCGGGTCGAGCTGGAGGGCGACAAGGACGCGCAGGCGAAGCTGCTCGAGGCGAAACTGGGAATCTGA
- a CDS encoding DoxX family protein: MAFARRTRIPGDRAAALPPAGVSLGLLLLRLMLGIIMVGHGTQKLFGWFNGPGIDGTAQGFGDVGYPAPRTMAVIAGLSETLGGLGLALGLLTPLAAAAVLGTMINALDVTWDGGFFLPKGVEFTLLVALAATALALTGPGRYAVDRYLPVLRANRPAYGVAAIALAVVAGAVVLLIRD, encoded by the coding sequence ATGGCTTTCGCCCGCAGAACCCGCATTCCCGGCGACCGTGCGGCCGCACTGCCACCGGCCGGCGTCTCGCTGGGGCTGCTGCTGTTGCGCCTCATGCTCGGCATCATCATGGTGGGCCACGGCACGCAGAAGCTCTTCGGCTGGTTCAACGGTCCCGGTATCGACGGGACGGCGCAGGGCTTCGGCGACGTCGGCTACCCGGCCCCCAGGACCATGGCCGTCATCGCCGGGCTCAGCGAGACACTCGGCGGCCTGGGGCTCGCCCTGGGCCTGCTCACCCCACTGGCGGCCGCCGCCGTGCTGGGCACGATGATCAATGCGCTGGATGTGACCTGGGACGGCGGATTTTTCCTCCCGAAGGGAGTGGAATTCACCCTTTTGGTCGCCTTGGCGGCAACGGCTCTGGCGCTGACGGGACCGGGCCGGTACGCGGTGGACCGCTACCTGCCGGTACTGCGGGCGAACCGGCCGGCGTACGGGGTGGCGGCGATCGCGCTGGCGGTGGTGGCGGGGGCGGTGGTCCTGCTGATCCGGGACTAG
- the hisF gene encoding imidazole glycerol phosphate synthase subunit HisF, translated as MTLAVRVIPCLDVDNGRVVKGVNFQNLRDAGDPVEMARIYGEEGADELTFLDITASSGNRETTYDVVRRTAEQVFIPLTVGGGVRTADDVDKLLRAGADKVGVNTAAIERPELIREIAERFGRQVLVLSVDARRTPSGSFEVTTHGGRRGTGLDAVEWAHRAAELGAGEILLNSMDADGTQSGYDTEMITAVRRHVTVPVIASGGAGKLADFAPAVEAGADAVLAASVFHFGTLRIPEVKSALRDAGHPVR; from the coding sequence ATGACCCTGGCGGTCCGAGTCATCCCCTGCCTGGACGTGGACAACGGCCGGGTCGTCAAGGGCGTCAACTTCCAGAATCTGCGCGACGCGGGCGACCCGGTCGAGATGGCCAGGATCTACGGCGAGGAGGGCGCCGACGAGCTGACGTTCCTCGACATCACCGCCTCCTCCGGCAACCGCGAGACGACCTACGACGTGGTGCGCCGCACGGCCGAGCAGGTCTTCATCCCGCTGACCGTGGGCGGCGGCGTCCGCACCGCCGACGACGTCGACAAGCTGCTGCGGGCCGGCGCCGACAAGGTCGGCGTCAACACCGCGGCCATCGAGCGGCCCGAGCTGATCCGGGAGATCGCCGAGCGCTTCGGCCGTCAGGTGCTGGTGCTGTCCGTGGACGCCCGCCGCACCCCGTCCGGCAGCTTCGAGGTCACCACGCACGGCGGCCGGCGCGGCACGGGCCTGGACGCCGTGGAGTGGGCCCACCGGGCGGCCGAGCTGGGCGCCGGCGAGATCCTGCTGAACTCGATGGACGCCGACGGCACGCAGAGCGGCTACGACACCGAAATGATCACGGCGGTGCGCCGGCACGTCACCGTCCCCGTCATTGCCAGCGGCGGCGCCGGCAAGCTCGCGGACTTCGCCCCGGCCGTCGAGGCGGGCGCGGACGCGGTCCTGGCCGCGTCGGTCTTCCACTTCGGCACGCTGCGCATCCCGGAGGTCAAGTCGGCCCTGCGCGACGCGGGGCACCCCGTGCGCTAG
- a CDS encoding RidA family protein, which translates to MTESPAPRRVQTDSSWEESIGFARAVAAGDRVLVAGTMPLVHGVLQGEGDPYEQTLTAFGNALAALREFGLGVESVIRTRMYLTHARDVDAVGRAHKELFDAVRPVATLAVVSGFVDSRVLVEVEVEAYRGALST; encoded by the coding sequence ATGACCGAATCCCCAGCCCCGCGGCGCGTGCAGACAGACAGCTCCTGGGAGGAGTCGATCGGCTTCGCACGTGCCGTGGCGGCGGGGGACCGGGTCCTCGTCGCCGGGACGATGCCGCTGGTGCACGGCGTGCTGCAGGGCGAGGGCGATCCGTACGAACAGACGCTCACGGCCTTCGGCAACGCGCTCGCCGCGCTGCGCGAGTTCGGCCTCGGCGTCGAGTCCGTCATCCGCACCCGCATGTATCTGACCCACGCGCGGGACGTGGACGCGGTCGGCCGCGCCCACAAGGAACTCTTCGACGCCGTACGGCCCGTGGCGACCCTCGCCGTGGTCTCCGGCTTCGTCGACTCGCGCGTCCTGGTCGAAGTAGAAGTAGAAGCTTACCGAGGAGCATTGAGCACATGA
- the priA gene encoding bifunctional 1-(5-phosphoribosyl)-5-((5-phosphoribosylamino)methylideneamino)imidazole-4-carboxamide isomerase/phosphoribosylanthranilate isomerase PriA — MSANRLELLPAVDVRDGQAVRLVHGESGSETSYGDPLSAALAWQRAGAEWLHLVDLDAAFGTGDNRAQVAEVVRSMDIKVELSGGIRDDASLAAALATGCTRVNLGTAALESPEWVAKVIAEHGEKIAVGLDVRGTTLRGRGWTRDGGDLYETLARLDAEGCARYVVTDIAKDGTLQGPNLELLRGVCAATDKPVVASGGVSSLDDLRAIATLVPEGVEGAIVGKALYAKAFTLEEALEAVSV; from the coding sequence TTGAGCGCCAACCGCCTCGAACTCCTCCCGGCCGTCGATGTCCGTGACGGCCAGGCCGTCCGCCTCGTCCATGGCGAGTCCGGCTCCGAGACGTCGTACGGCGACCCGTTGTCCGCTGCCCTCGCCTGGCAGCGGGCGGGCGCCGAGTGGCTGCATCTGGTGGACCTGGACGCCGCCTTCGGTACCGGCGACAACCGTGCGCAGGTCGCCGAGGTCGTCCGTTCGATGGACATCAAGGTCGAGCTGTCCGGCGGCATCCGCGACGACGCCTCGCTGGCCGCCGCCCTCGCCACCGGCTGCACCCGCGTCAACCTCGGTACCGCCGCCCTGGAGAGCCCCGAGTGGGTCGCCAAGGTCATCGCCGAGCACGGCGAGAAGATCGCCGTCGGCCTGGACGTCCGGGGCACCACCCTGCGCGGCCGCGGCTGGACCCGCGACGGCGGCGACCTGTACGAGACCCTCGCCCGGCTGGACGCCGAGGGCTGCGCCCGCTACGTCGTGACCGACATCGCCAAGGACGGCACCCTCCAGGGCCCCAATCTGGAGCTGCTCCGGGGCGTCTGCGCGGCCACCGACAAGCCGGTCGTCGCCTCCGGTGGCGTTTCGTCCCTTGACGATCTGCGGGCGATCGCCACTCTGGTACCGGAGGGCGTCGAAGGTGCCATCGTCGGCAAGGCGCTCTACGCCAAGGCGTTCACCTTGGAAGAAGCCCTGGAGGCAGTGTCCGTATGA
- the hisH gene encoding imidazole glycerol phosphate synthase subunit HisH: MSDRKKVVVFDYGFGNVRSAERALAHVGAEVEITRDYDRAMTADGLLVPGVGAFDACMKGLRAARGDWIVGRRLSGGRPVMGICVGMQILFERGIEHGVETEGLDEWPGTVEPLKAPVVPHMGWNTVTPAADSRLFAGLDADTRYYFVHSYAVREWGFEITADHIRPPQVTWATHGEPFIAAVENGPLCATQFHPEKSGDAGAQLLTNWLATL; the protein is encoded by the coding sequence ATGAGCGACCGCAAGAAGGTCGTCGTCTTCGATTACGGATTCGGCAACGTCCGCTCCGCCGAGCGTGCCCTCGCGCACGTCGGCGCCGAGGTGGAGATCACCCGCGACTACGACCGGGCGATGACCGCCGACGGGCTGCTCGTCCCCGGCGTCGGCGCGTTCGACGCCTGCATGAAGGGCCTGCGCGCCGCCCGCGGCGACTGGATCGTCGGGCGCCGGCTGTCCGGTGGCCGGCCCGTGATGGGCATCTGCGTCGGCATGCAGATCCTCTTCGAGCGCGGCATCGAGCACGGCGTCGAGACCGAGGGCCTGGACGAGTGGCCCGGCACGGTCGAGCCGCTCAAGGCCCCCGTCGTGCCGCACATGGGCTGGAACACCGTCACCCCGGCGGCGGACTCCCGGCTCTTCGCGGGCCTCGACGCCGACACCCGCTACTACTTCGTGCACTCCTACGCCGTGCGCGAGTGGGGCTTCGAGATCACCGCGGACCACATCCGGCCGCCCCAGGTCACCTGGGCCACGCACGGCGAGCCGTTCATCGCCGCGGTGGAGAACGGACCGCTGTGCGCGACCCAGTTCCACCCCGAGAAGTCCGGCGACGCCGGCGCCCAGTTGCTGACCAACTGGCTCGCCACCCTCTAG
- the hisB gene encoding imidazoleglycerol-phosphate dehydratase HisB, with protein MNRVGRVERTTKETSVLVEIDLDGTGQVDVSTGVGFFDHMLDQLGRHGLFDLRVKTDGDLHIDTHHTIEDTSLALGAAFKQALGDKVGIYRFGNCTVPLDESLAQVTVDLSGRPYLVHTEPENMAPMIGAYDTTMTRHILESFVAQAQIALHVHVPYGRNAHHIVECQFKALARALRYASERDTRAAGILPSTKGAL; from the coding sequence ATGAACCGCGTGGGCCGCGTTGAGCGCACCACCAAGGAGACGTCCGTGCTCGTCGAGATCGATCTCGACGGCACGGGGCAGGTCGACGTGTCGACAGGCGTCGGCTTCTTCGACCACATGCTCGACCAGCTCGGCCGGCACGGCCTCTTCGACCTCCGGGTCAAGACCGACGGCGATCTGCACATCGACACCCACCACACCATCGAGGACACCTCCCTCGCGCTCGGTGCCGCCTTCAAGCAGGCACTCGGCGACAAGGTGGGCATCTACCGGTTCGGCAACTGCACCGTCCCGCTGGACGAGTCCCTCGCCCAGGTCACCGTGGACCTCTCCGGCCGCCCGTACCTCGTGCACACCGAGCCCGAGAACATGGCACCGATGATCGGCGCCTACGACACGACGATGACCCGGCACATCCTGGAGTCCTTCGTCGCGCAGGCCCAGATCGCTCTGCACGTCCACGTGCCGTACGGGCGCAACGCCCACCACATCGTGGAGTGCCAGTTCAAGGCCCTCGCCCGCGCCCTGCGCTACGCCAGCGAGCGCGACACGCGCGCGGCTGGAATTCTCCCGTCTACGAAGGGCGCGCTGTGA
- a CDS encoding histidinol-phosphate transaminase — translation MTGNPTTSPWDDLPVRDELRGKSPYGAPQLDVPVRLNTNENPYPLPEPLVARIAERVTEAARHLNRYPDRDAVELRTELAKYLTRTAGHEVGTANVWAANGSNEVLQQLLQTFGGPGRTAMGFEPSYSMHALISRGTGTGWTAGPRTADFTIDVDAAVRAIGEQRPDVVFICSPNNPTGTAVDAGTVLRLYDAAQAAKPSIVVVDEAYGEFSHHPSLLPLIEGRPHLVVSRTMSKAFGAAGLRLGYLAAHPAVVDAVQLVRLPYHLSSVTQATALAALEHTDTLLAYVEQLKAERDRIVTELRAMGCEVTESDANFVQFGRFEDSHAAWRAILDHGVLVRDNGVPGWLRVTAGTPAENDAFLDAVRAIRKETNR, via the coding sequence GTGACCGGCAATCCCACCACGTCCCCCTGGGACGACCTCCCCGTCCGGGACGAACTGCGCGGCAAGTCGCCCTACGGCGCGCCCCAGCTCGACGTGCCCGTCCGCCTGAACACCAACGAGAACCCCTACCCGCTGCCCGAGCCCCTCGTCGCCCGCATCGCCGAGCGCGTCACCGAGGCGGCCCGGCACCTCAACCGCTACCCCGACCGGGACGCGGTCGAGCTCCGCACCGAGCTGGCGAAGTACCTCACCCGCACCGCCGGACACGAGGTCGGAACCGCCAACGTCTGGGCGGCCAACGGCTCCAACGAGGTCCTGCAGCAGCTGCTCCAGACCTTCGGCGGCCCCGGCCGCACGGCGATGGGCTTCGAGCCCTCGTACTCCATGCACGCCCTGATCTCGCGCGGCACCGGCACCGGCTGGACCGCCGGACCGCGCACCGCCGACTTCACCATCGACGTCGACGCGGCCGTGCGGGCCATCGGCGAACAGCGGCCCGACGTGGTCTTCATCTGCTCCCCGAACAACCCCACCGGCACCGCCGTCGACGCCGGCACCGTCCTGCGGCTCTACGACGCCGCGCAGGCGGCGAAGCCCTCGATCGTGGTCGTGGACGAGGCCTACGGCGAGTTCAGCCACCACCCCTCGCTGCTGCCGCTCATCGAGGGCCGCCCCCACCTCGTGGTCTCCCGGACCATGTCCAAGGCCTTCGGCGCGGCCGGACTGCGCCTGGGCTATCTGGCCGCCCACCCCGCCGTGGTCGACGCCGTCCAGCTCGTCCGCCTGCCGTACCACCTGTCGTCCGTCACCCAGGCCACCGCCCTCGCGGCCCTGGAGCACACCGATACGCTGCTCGCCTACGTCGAACAGCTCAAGGCCGAGCGCGACCGCATCGTCACCGAGCTGCGCGCGATGGGCTGCGAGGTGACGGAGTCCGACGCCAATTTCGTACAGTTCGGACGCTTCGAGGACAGCCACGCGGCGTGGCGGGCCATCCTCGACCACGGCGTCCTGGTCAGGGACAACGGCGTACCGGGCTGGCTGCGGGTCACCGCGGGCACCCCGGCGGAGAACGACGCGTTCCTCGACGCGGTACGTGCCATTCGCAAGGAGACAAACCGATGA
- the hisD gene encoding histidinol dehydrogenase, with translation MISRIDLRGTASGVDRDLLPRAELDVEAALEKVRPICEDVHHRGTAALIDYAERFDGVRIDRVRVAPEEITGALQRLDPAVRAALEESIRRARIVHREQRRTDRTVQVVPGGTVTERWVPVERVGLYVPGGNAVYPSSVVMNVVPAQEAGVASLAVSSPPQKDFGGLPHPTILAACALLGVDEVYAAGGAQAIAMFAYGTDECRPAQLVTGPGNIWVAAAKRLLKGRIGIDAEAGPTEIAILADDTADAAHVAADLISQAEHDVLAAAVLVTPSEALAEAVETELKTQVAATRHQERITEALAGRQSGIVLVDDLDQGLAVVDAYAAEHLEIQTENAAAVAARVRNAGAVFVGPYAPVSLGDYCAGSNHVLPTGGCACHSSGLSVQSFLRGIHVVDYTRDALAEVTHHVVTLAEAEDLPAHGAALKARFGWKVPK, from the coding sequence GTGATCTCCCGAATCGATCTGCGCGGTACCGCCTCGGGCGTCGACCGCGACCTGCTGCCCCGAGCCGAACTCGACGTCGAGGCCGCCCTGGAAAAGGTGCGGCCCATCTGCGAGGACGTGCATCATCGCGGCACCGCGGCCCTGATCGACTACGCGGAGCGGTTCGACGGCGTCCGGATCGACCGGGTGCGCGTCGCCCCCGAGGAGATCACCGGCGCCCTCCAGCGGCTGGATCCCGCCGTCCGGGCCGCGCTGGAGGAGTCCATCCGCCGCGCCCGCATCGTCCACCGCGAGCAGCGGCGCACCGACAGGACGGTCCAGGTCGTCCCCGGCGGCACCGTCACCGAGCGCTGGGTCCCGGTCGAGCGCGTCGGGCTGTACGTGCCCGGCGGCAATGCCGTCTACCCCTCGTCCGTCGTGATGAACGTCGTCCCCGCGCAGGAGGCCGGCGTCGCCTCGCTCGCCGTCTCCTCGCCGCCGCAGAAGGACTTCGGCGGTCTGCCGCACCCCACGATCCTCGCTGCCTGCGCCCTCCTCGGCGTTGACGAGGTCTACGCTGCCGGCGGCGCCCAGGCGATCGCCATGTTCGCCTACGGCACCGACGAGTGCCGCCCCGCGCAGCTGGTCACCGGCCCCGGCAACATCTGGGTCGCCGCCGCCAAGCGCCTGCTCAAGGGCCGTATCGGCATCGACGCCGAGGCCGGCCCGACCGAGATCGCGATCCTCGCCGACGACACCGCCGACGCGGCGCACGTCGCCGCCGACCTGATCAGCCAGGCGGAGCACGACGTGCTGGCCGCCGCCGTCCTCGTCACCCCCTCCGAGGCGCTCGCCGAGGCCGTCGAGACCGAGCTCAAGACGCAGGTCGCTGCCACCAGGCACCAGGAGCGGATCACCGAGGCGCTCGCCGGCCGCCAGTCCGGCATCGTCCTCGTCGACGACCTCGACCAGGGCCTCGCCGTCGTCGACGCCTACGCGGCCGAGCACCTGGAGATCCAGACCGAGAACGCCGCCGCCGTCGCCGCCCGGGTGCGCAACGCCGGGGCGGTCTTCGTCGGCCCGTACGCGCCGGTCTCGCTCGGCGACTACTGCGCCGGCTCCAACCACGTCCTGCCCACCGGTGGCTGTGCCTGCCACTCCTCCGGCCTGTCCGTGCAGTCCTTCCTGCGCGGCATCCACGTCGTCGACTACACCCGCGACGCGCTCGCCGAGGTCACCCACCACGTGGTCACCCTCGCCGAGGCCGAGGACCTGCCCGCACACGGAGCCGCGCTCAAGGCGCGGTTCGGCTGGAAGGTGCCGAAGTAA
- a CDS encoding oxidoreductase: MTEPRDGEPPTGLDLTTAEWGMWQAFRNGSTHDLRTPYPERNDPTGPHTWGPERSVRARVVALLLLDGPPAQPGRVCALKLNGVHVTGTLDLSGGTVVPYVEMHNCRFEQQILLPESRFTTLRLVGCAIPRLEAARLTTEGDLHLPRCIIPSGIRLTDAHIGSDLLLNQMMVRRDRRGLSIAADGLTVGQDLQAEMMRSDGELSMRGAKIGASLSLRGSSLNNPFGRRAFNAPQLTVERTLYLTAAGVSGSPFTAATPPYGITNTPEHGTRLQSFECQGGVRLDDGRFGDAVDLSQARFVMESDQELSLRRVQTPELRFLAERQQRGRVVLSGARVANLVDRADSWPGPGGLVMAGFFYEHLIPLGHFPLARRLEWVAAATPEYAPEPYERLAGALRASGEDADARAVLLAKQRRRRETLPLAGKAWGYLQDWTVAYGYRPGRAAVWMAVLWALGTVYFTWRPVAPLKDGEGPDWSPVLYTLDLLLPVIDLGQGNFWKPVGAAQWVVTALILLGWVLATTVAAGASRLLRRQ, translated from the coding sequence GTGACCGAGCCACGTGACGGCGAACCGCCCACCGGGCTCGATCTCACCACCGCCGAGTGGGGCATGTGGCAGGCGTTCCGCAATGGCAGCACGCACGATCTGCGCACCCCCTATCCCGAGCGCAACGACCCGACCGGCCCGCACACCTGGGGGCCCGAGCGCAGTGTGCGCGCCCGGGTCGTCGCCCTGCTGCTCCTGGACGGCCCGCCCGCCCAGCCGGGCCGGGTCTGCGCCCTGAAGCTCAACGGCGTGCACGTCACCGGCACGCTGGATCTCTCGGGCGGGACGGTCGTCCCGTATGTCGAGATGCACAATTGCCGTTTCGAGCAGCAGATCCTGTTACCGGAGAGCCGTTTCACCACCCTGCGGCTGGTGGGCTGCGCGATCCCCCGGCTGGAGGCCGCCCGGCTGACCACCGAGGGCGATCTGCATCTGCCGCGCTGCATCATCCCGAGCGGCATCCGGCTGACGGACGCGCACATCGGGTCGGATCTGCTGCTCAACCAGATGATGGTGCGCCGGGACCGGCGCGGGCTGTCCATCGCCGCGGACGGGCTGACCGTCGGGCAGGACCTCCAGGCCGAGATGATGCGTTCCGACGGGGAGCTGAGCATGCGCGGCGCGAAGATAGGCGCCTCGCTGAGCCTGCGCGGCAGCTCGCTGAACAACCCCTTCGGGCGGCGCGCCTTCAACGCCCCGCAGCTGACCGTGGAGCGCACCCTCTATCTCACGGCGGCCGGCGTGAGCGGTTCCCCCTTCACCGCCGCGACTCCCCCGTACGGCATCACCAACACCCCCGAGCACGGCACCCGTCTGCAGAGCTTCGAGTGCCAGGGCGGGGTGCGGCTCGACGACGGGCGGTTCGGCGACGCGGTGGACCTCAGCCAGGCCCGCTTCGTGATGGAGTCGGACCAGGAGCTTTCGCTGCGCCGCGTCCAGACGCCCGAGCTGCGTTTCCTCGCCGAGCGGCAGCAGCGCGGGCGGGTGGTGCTGTCGGGGGCGCGGGTGGCCAATCTGGTCGACCGGGCGGACAGCTGGCCGGGGCCCGGGGGCCTGGTGATGGCCGGGTTCTTCTACGAGCACCTGATACCGCTCGGCCACTTCCCGCTGGCCCGCCGGCTGGAGTGGGTGGCGGCCGCCACCCCGGAGTACGCCCCGGAGCCGTACGAGCGGCTGGCGGGCGCCCTGCGGGCCAGCGGTGAGGACGCGGACGCGCGCGCGGTGCTGCTCGCCAAGCAGCGCCGCAGACGCGAGACGCTGCCGCTGGCCGGCAAGGCGTGGGGGTACCTCCAGGACTGGACGGTGGCGTACGGCTACCGCCCCGGGCGGGCCGCGGTGTGGATGGCGGTGCTGTGGGCGCTGGGCACCGTGTATTTCACCTGGCGCCCGGTGGCGCCCCTGAAGGACGGCGAGGGGCCGGACTGGAGTCCCGTGCTGTACACCCTGGATCTGCTGCTGCCGGTCATCGACCTGGGGCAGGGCAATTTCTGGAAACCCGTCGGGGCCGCCCAGTGGGTGGTGACGGCCTTGATCCTGCTCGGCTGGGTGCTGGCCACCACGGTCGCCGCCGGGGCCTCCCGGTTGCTGCGCCGTCAGTGA
- a CDS encoding LON peptidase substrate-binding domain-containing protein: protein MTTARLPLFPLNSVLFPGLVLPLNVFEQRYRALMRDLSALPEDEPRRFGVVAIRDGSEVAPSAPGLPEGARPEPGPASGFGADPIKAFHLVGCTADAATIRERENGTYEVLATGTTRFRLLSVDASGPYLTGEVETIEEEQGEEAGALASGVVRAFRAYQKRLAGARERSLNGEADLPGEPSVLSYLVAAAAVLDTPAKQRLLEAPDTAARLAAELKLLRAETAVIAKLPSLPATDLTRRPTSPN from the coding sequence GTGACCACCGCGCGCCTTCCGCTCTTCCCGCTGAACTCGGTGCTGTTCCCGGGACTCGTCCTCCCGCTGAACGTCTTCGAGCAGCGGTACCGTGCGCTGATGCGCGACCTGTCGGCCCTGCCGGAGGACGAGCCGCGCCGCTTCGGCGTCGTCGCCATCCGCGACGGCAGCGAGGTCGCGCCCAGCGCGCCCGGTCTGCCCGAGGGCGCCCGCCCGGAGCCGGGACCGGCCTCCGGCTTCGGCGCCGACCCGATCAAGGCGTTCCACCTGGTGGGCTGCACGGCGGACGCGGCGACGATCCGCGAGCGCGAGAACGGCACGTACGAGGTGCTGGCCACCGGCACCACCCGCTTCCGGCTGCTGTCCGTCGACGCCTCGGGCCCGTATCTGACGGGTGAGGTCGAGACCATCGAGGAGGAGCAGGGCGAGGAGGCGGGCGCGCTGGCCTCCGGTGTCGTGCGGGCGTTCCGGGCCTACCAGAAGCGGCTGGCGGGGGCGCGCGAGCGCTCACTGAACGGGGAGGCGGACCTGCCCGGCGAGCCGTCGGTGCTGTCCTATCTGGTGGCGGCCGCGGCGGTGCTGGACACCCCGGCCAAGCAGCGGCTGCTGGAGGCCCCGGACACGGCGGCCCGGCTGGCGGCGGAGCTGAAATTGCTGCGCGCGGAGACCGCGGTGATCGCTAAGCTCCCGTCGCTCCCGGCCACGGATCTCACCCGGCGGCCGACGAGCCCCAACTGA
- the ybaK gene encoding Cys-tRNA(Pro) deacylase, producing MAKKARKQQSGATPATVALEKAGTVFSVRAYEHDPAAPSYGEEAAEALGIDPSRVFKTLVAEVDGVLTVAVVPVSGSLDLKALAAAVGGKRAAMADPAAAERTTGYVRGGISPLGQRKRLPTALDASAGTYPTICVSAGRRGLEVELSPDDLAALTGAVLAPIARP from the coding sequence TTGGCGAAGAAGGCCAGGAAGCAGCAGTCCGGTGCCACGCCCGCGACCGTCGCCCTGGAGAAGGCGGGCACCGTCTTCTCCGTGCGCGCCTACGAGCACGACCCGGCCGCCCCCTCCTACGGCGAGGAGGCCGCCGAGGCGCTCGGCATCGATCCGAGCCGGGTGTTCAAGACCCTGGTGGCCGAGGTGGACGGCGTGCTGACCGTGGCCGTCGTGCCCGTCTCCGGTTCGCTCGACCTCAAGGCCCTCGCGGCCGCGGTCGGCGGCAAGCGGGCGGCGATGGCCGACCCGGCGGCCGCCGAGCGCACCACGGGGTACGTGCGGGGCGGGATCTCGCCGCTCGGCCAGCGCAAGCGGCTGCCGACGGCGCTGGACGCCTCGGCGGGGACGTATCCGACGATCTGTGTCTCGGCGGGCCGGCGCGGGCTGGAGGTCGAGCTGTCGCCCGACGACCTCGCGGCGCTGACGGGCGCGGTGCTCGCGCCGATCGCCCGCCCCTGA
- a CDS encoding ABC transporter permease has translation MTAPLTPHEPPHDSSHDPSQVPPHGLVHRETADGAADGAADGPGLHVELRQAAVVAAVVSVAGVLLGLLWVWLAPRVPLISDGKAVYLKATEGEQAIGADGTFVLLAVGFGAVSAALVFWFRRRGGIPLVIGLALGSLLASAIGWRLGVWLGPSSDVAASARAAGRGVVFDAPLRLAAKGALLFWPLSAMAVHLGLTAAFGPRDPEPDWAAPGLPPKP, from the coding sequence GTGACCGCACCGCTGACGCCGCACGAACCCCCGCACGACTCCTCGCACGATCCCTCGCAGGTCCCGCCGCACGGGCTCGTGCACCGGGAAACCGCCGACGGGGCTGCCGACGGGGCCGCCGACGGCCCGGGGCTCCACGTCGAGCTGCGCCAGGCCGCGGTCGTCGCCGCGGTGGTGAGCGTGGCCGGGGTGCTGCTGGGACTGCTGTGGGTGTGGCTGGCGCCGCGCGTGCCGCTGATCTCGGACGGCAAGGCCGTCTACCTCAAGGCCACCGAGGGCGAGCAGGCGATCGGCGCGGACGGCACGTTCGTGCTGCTGGCGGTGGGCTTCGGCGCGGTGAGCGCGGCCCTGGTCTTCTGGTTCCGCCGCCGCGGCGGGATCCCCCTCGTCATCGGCCTGGCGCTCGGCTCGCTGCTCGCGTCGGCGATCGGCTGGCGGCTGGGGGTGTGGCTCGGCCCGAGCTCCGATGTGGCCGCGAGCGCCCGGGCCGCCGGCCGGGGCGTGGTCTTCGACGCCCCGCTCCGGCTGGCCGCCAAGGGGGCGCTGCTGTTCTGGCCCCTCTCCGCGATGGCCGTCCACCTCGGCCTGACAGCGGCGTTCGGCCCCCGCGACCCCGAACCGGACTGGGCCGCGCCCGGCCTTCCGCCGAAGCCGTAG